In Helianthus annuus cultivar XRQ/B chromosome 8, HanXRQr2.0-SUNRISE, whole genome shotgun sequence, a single genomic region encodes these proteins:
- the LOC110871072 gene encoding ethylene-responsive transcription factor ERF024, with translation MANRTSSNSTKDTNNNNPNTPAPTAGSRHPIYHGIRYRFKTGKWVSEIRVPHTSTRIWLGTYPTPEMAAAAYDAAALALQGSHALLNFPDSVLTDPLQECPTADDICAVAARAAAARHPSNKEETGNSTRGEYLDHDAVFDMPNMLSDMAEGMMLSPPRMNSIPPQDQFEDSSGGWYNLWDY, from the coding sequence ATGGCTAACCGTACAAGCAGCAACTCCACAAAAGATACTAACAACAACAACCCTAACACTCCTGCTCCTACTGCCGGAAGCCGACACCCGATCTATCATGGTATCAGATACAGGTTTAAGACTGGAAAATGGGTTTCTGAAATTCGGGTTCCACACACGTCCACCCGCATTTGGTTAGGCACGTATCCCACACCAGAGATGGCGGCTGCGGCTTACGATGCGGCTGCATTGGCTCTCCAAGGATCTCATGCATTACTAAACTTTCCCGACTCAGTTCTGACTGATCCTCTTCAAGAGTGTCCCACTGCTGATGACATATGTGCGGTAGCTGCACGCGCAGCAGCTGCTCGACATCCGTCAAATAAGGAGGAGACTGGAAACAGTACACGTGGAGAATATTTGGACCATGACGCAGTATTCGACATGCCAAATATGTTATCCGATATGGCGGAAGGAATGATGCTGAGCCCGCCGAGAATGAACTCTATCCCGCCACAGGATCAGTTCGAAGATAGCTCCGGTGGATGGTATAATCTATGGGACTACTGA